The Miscanthus floridulus cultivar M001 chromosome 7, ASM1932011v1, whole genome shotgun sequence genome includes a region encoding these proteins:
- the LOC136467153 gene encoding chloride channel protein CLC-c-like: MDMDGNSPRPPPRQPEREGSYNNYDIEIMDGSGGAPPWRQHNNGSSEALLRYDDGGGAERGSAARQPLLRKRTMNTTSQIAIVGANVCPIESLDYEVVENDLFKQDWRSRKKKQIFQYIVLKWSLVLLIGLLTGVVGFFNNLAVENIAGFKLLLTSDLMLKGRYIGAFFVYGGWNLVLAAAAAAICAYIAPAAAGSGIPEVKAYLNGVDAYSILAPSTLFVKIFGSILGVSAGFVLGKEGPMVHTGACIANLLGQGGSRKYHLTCNWLRYFKNDRDRRDLITCGSAAGVAAAFRAPVGGVLFALEEAASWWRSALLWRTFFTTAVVAVVLRGLIEFCRSGKCGLFGKGGLIMFDLSSTVATYRTPDLIAIIILGIIGGIFGGLFNFLLDKILRVYSIINERGAPFKILLTITISIITSMCSYGLPWLAACTPCPVDAVEQCPTVGRSGNYKNFQCPPGHYNDLASLFFNTNDDAIRNLFSNGTSTEFQMSSLFIFFTAIYCLGLVTYGVAVPSGLFIPVILAGATYGRIVGTLLGSISDLDPGLFALLGAASFLGGTMRMTVSVCVILLELTNDLPMLPLLMLVLLISKTIADNFNKGVYDQIVVMKGLPFMEAHAEPYMRHLVAGDVVSGPLITFSGVEKVGNIVHALRLTGHNGFPVVDEPPITEAPELVGLVTRSHLLVLLNSKNFMKGRFKTSGSFVLRRFGAFDFAKPGSGKGLKIEDLDFTDEEMDMYVDLHPITNTSPYTVVETMSLAKAAILFRELGLRHLLVVPKTPDRPPIVGILTRHDFMPEHIHSLFPNLNPHKYHSASMAG; this comes from the exons ATGGACATGGACGGCAACTCCCCGCGGCCGCCTCCCCGCCAGCCGGAGCGGGAGGGGAGCTACAACAACTACGACATCGAGATCATGGACGGCTCCGGGGGCGCGCCGCCGTGGCGCCAGCACAACAACGGCTCCTCCGAGGCCCTGCTCCgctacgacgacggcggcggcgccgagcGCGGGAGCGCGGCGCGCCAGCCGCTGCTGAGGAAGCGCACCATGAACACGACCTCCCAGATCGCCATCGTCGGCGCCAACGTCTGCCCCATCGAGAGCTTGGATTACGA AGTCGTGGAGAATGACCTTTTCAAGCAAGACTGGCGATCAAGAAAGAAGAAGCAGATATTTCAGTACATTGTACTCAAGTGGAGCTTGGTGCTCCTTATTGGCCTACTAACTGGAGTTGTTGGCTTCTTCAACAATCTTGCGGTTGAGAACATTGCTGGATTCAAATTGCTGCTCACGAGTGATCTTATGCTCAAGGGGAG GTATATTGGAGCATTTTTTGTGTATGGAGGTTGGAATTTAGTCTTGGCGGCAGCTGCAGCAGCAATCTGTGCTTATATTGCACCTGCTGCTGCTGGGTCTGGTATTCCTGAAGTTAAAGCATATCTTAATGGGGTCGATGCCTATTCTATATTAGCTCCTAGTACACTCTTTGTTAAG ATTTTTGGTTCAATACTTGGAGTTTCAGCTGGATTTGTGCTAGGAAAGGAAGGGCCCATGGTACATACAGGGGCATGTATTGCCAACTTGCTTGGTCAGGGTGGATCACGCAAGTATCATCTTACATGTAACTGGCTACGATACTTTAAGAATGACAGGGATAGGAGAGATTTGATCACATGTGGATCTGCAGCCGGTGTGGCAGCTGCCTTCCGTGCACCTGTTGGTGGTGTTCTGTTTGCTCTTGAAGAAGCAGCATCATG GTGGCGAAGTGCTCTTTTGTGGAGAACATTCTTTACAACTGCTGTTGTTGCGGTGGTATTGAGGGGACTGATTGAGTTCTGTCGCAGTGGAAAATGTGGTCTCTTTGGGAAAGGTGGATTGATCATGTTTGATCTCAGTTCAACTGTTGCAACCTACAGGACTCCAGATCTAATTGCAATTATAATCCTTGGGATAATTGGTGGAATCTTTGGAGGCCTCTTCAACTTTCTGTTGGACAAGATCCTCCGAGTTTATAGTATTATCAACGA GAGAGGTGCTCCATTCAAGATCCTTCTCACTATAACAATATCAATAATCACATCGATGTGTTCCTATGGTCTTCCTTGGCTTGCAGCATGCACTCCATGCCCTGTTGATGCTGTGGAGCAGTGTCCTACTGTTGGTCGCTCGGGCAATTATAAGAACTTCCAATGCCCACCAGGGCATTACAATGATCTTGCGTCACTCTTCTTCAATACAAATGATGATGCCATCCGCAATCTCTTCAGCAACGGCACATCAACTGAGTTTCAAATGTCATCTCTTTTCATCTTCTTCACTGCTATTTACTGCCTTGGACTAGTGACTTACGGTGTTGCTGTCCCATCTGGTCTCTTTATCCCTGTTATTCTTGCTGGAGCCACGTATGGGCGCATAGTGGGAACTCTTCTTGGATCCATATCTGATCTTGATCCTGGCCTTTTTGCCCTTCTTGGCGCAGCATCTTTTCTTGGTGGAACAATGAGAATGACTGTGTCAGTCTGTGTGATCCTTCTAGAGCTCACCAATGATCTCCCCATGCTCCCTCTACTCATGCTTGTTCTTCTCATATCCAAAACCATAGCAGATAACTTTAACAAGGGAGTTTATGATCAGATAGTGGTGATGAAAGGCTTGCCATTCATGGAGGCTCATGCTGAACCATACATGAGGCACTTGGTTGCTGGTGATGTGGTGTCTGGCCCACTAATCACCTTTTCTGGTGTTGAGAAAGTGGGGAACATTGTTCATGCATTGAGGTTAACTGGCCACAATGGTTTTCCTGTGGTTGATGAGCCACCCATAACGGAAGCCCCGGAACTGGTTGGGCTTGTGACTAGGTCTCATCTATTAGTTTTGCTGAACAGCAAGAATTTCATGAAGGGACGGTTCAAAACTAGTGGTAGCTTTGTTCTGCGAAGATTTGGTGCATTTGACTTTGCCAAACCAGGTTCAGGTAAAGGTTTGAAAATTGAGGATCTGGATTTCACTGATGAGGAGATGGACATGTATGTGGATCTCCACCCGATCACAAATACATCACCTTACACAGTGGTTGAGACAATGTCACTGGCAAAAGCGGCAATCCTTTTCCGGGAACTCGGGTTGAGgcaccttttggttgtgccaaaGACACCAGAC AGGCCTCCCATAGTCGGGATTCTCACGAGGCATGATTTCATGCCTGAGCACATTCACAGTCTGTTCCCGAACCTCAATCCTCACAAGTACCATTCAGCATCAATGGCAGGTTGA
- the LOC136465719 gene encoding uncharacterized protein translates to MGYNKNATLRAIQAHEGKPSSQEKKKVKDDSLSEEEESDEEVTLIISNFRKFIKKKSNRKTYGYGKRRNKKRFCYGCGQTGHFISDCPNEKKKHKHDMDEDKKNKGKKRGEAHLGEEWESNDSDSSDDEKKGATNIVIHHSSSLTMIFSKSTSPPKLFPNLYSSPRLFSNLIDNDYYTPTCLMAKEEKVYVSSDPSSDEYNSCDENIEELEATIIKKFDKNAYTKIKMLMKKLEKRDKCLELQGDMITQERDKNYQRRK, encoded by the coding sequence atgggatacaacaagaatGCAACCCTAAGGGCAATTCAAGCTCATGAAGGCAAACCCTctagtcaagagaagaagaaagtgaaggatgattccttaagtgaagaagaagagtctGATGAAGAAGTTACACTCATCATTAGCAACTTTAGAAAGTTTataaagaagaagagcaaccgGAAGACTTACGGTTATGGgaagagaaggaacaagaagaggtTTTGCTATGGTTGTGGCCAAACTGGACACTTCATatccgattgtcctaatgagaagaagaagcacaagcatgacatggatgaagacaagaagaacaaaggcaagaaaagaggtgaagctcatcttggtgaagagtgggagtcaaatgatagtgactcaagtgatgatgagaagaagggaGCTACAAACATCGTCATCCACCACTCTTCGTCACTGACCATGATCTTTTCCAAATCGAcctcaccaccaaaactcttccccaacttatattcatcaccaaggctcttttccaacctcatcgacaatgactactacactccaacttgcctcatggctaaggAGGAGAAGGTATatgtctcatccgatccctctagtgatgagtacaatagttgtgatgagaacatagaagaacttGAAGCAACCATTATAAAGAAATTTGATAAAAATGCCTACaccaaaataaaaatgctaatgaagaaattagagaagagggataaaTGCTTGGAATTGCAAGGAGACAtgatcactcaagagagagacaaGAACTATCAgcgcagaaagtga